Genomic DNA from Colius striatus isolate bColStr4 chromosome 7, bColStr4.1.hap1, whole genome shotgun sequence:
CCCAGCGCCGGCGCAGCTCGGCCAGCCGCCGCGTCACCACCTCGCCGTACTGCGGCTTGCGGCTCGccagctccttcccttcctgccGGAGACAACGAAGGGGTTGGTGCCCACCGCAACGCGACGAGGACTTCCCAGCCCACAGGCGCCAGCACCCACCGCCTCAATCTTCTCCAGCCAGCCCTGGTTGGGTGCCAGCTCGGCCATGAACGCCTGGTGCTTCTGCCACTTGCCATGGAGACCGCGGGCTTCGCCATAGGAGGCGTCTTGTGCCGTCAGCATCTTCTCGTCCATCCAGGCGTCAAACTGCGGGCAACAAGCGTCAGAGCTCAGCTGGCAGGGACCCTCCCGGCTCCACCGCGGCCGTGCCACGTGCCTACCTCCcggcagctctgcaggaacgTCTGCAGCTCGTGGTTGTCCTGCAGCAAACCCGCCGCCTCCTCGGCCTTGGCTGTGACGGCCGCGTGCCTGGCAGGGCAACGGGAGACGGGCAGCGGCGTCAGCCCGGCGGGCACACGCCCCCTGCCCACCCGCCAGCCCCTGGCCGCACTCACCGCTCCTGGAGGGCCTGGCACTTCTCAGCAATCTTCTCAGCAAAGATGTTCCCCTCAGCCACCAACTCGGTGCCACCGGCCACCGTCTCTGGGAtcttctctgtgctgctctccatGCCGGCGTGGAAGCCCTGGAAGCGGCGCAGGGCGGCGTCCGAGCCCTCCAGCGTGGTGGGCAGCTCCAGGTGTGCCAGCATGTACTCCTAGGGGGGACAACCCTGTGGGTCAGCGCCCTCTTGGGGCACTCACAGACCAAGGGCTGTCCCCCCAGGACATCTACCTGGTTGGTGAGGAGGATCTCCGCCTGCTTGGCGTCGCGCAGGAACTCCTGGAAGCTGTGGCACTGGGTGAGGAAGCGCTGTCGGACTTCTGCCATCCTGCCCAGGGCGGCCCAGCCGGCTTCCACGCCGCTCAGGCGCTGCCGCAGCCCCTCGTACTGGGGGTCCTCCTGCTCGCCCACCACCCTCTCCCCCATCTCCACCAGGGCGGTGAAGGCGGCCGCGTGCTCCTCCGcgtcccgccgcgccgcctcgtgcccccgcagcagctcctccGCCTCGCCCACAGAAGCCGGCACGTCGTCGGTGGCCGCCACGGCTTTCTGAGCCCCGAACAGCCAAGCTTGGAAGTCATCCAGGTCCTGCAGGAAGCCGCGGAGCTGCCCGGCTTCCCCCAGCGAGGCTGCCCGCTCGCCCAGGGCCGCCTGCAGCTCGTCccaggctgccgccgccgccgccagcctCTCGCCCACTTCCTCGGCCACGTCGGGCCGTTCGTGGCCCAGGCGCTGGGCCTGGGAGCGCAGGGCGGCCAGGCGCTCCTCGGCCAGCGCCAGCTCGCGCTCGATGCCGTACAGCTTGCGCTGGGTGGCCAGGACACCAGCCAGGTCGCGGCCCAGCTCGGCCGTGGCCTCCACCGCCCTGGCTTTGCCCTGCAGCCACTGCCGCGTCTCCTCGCACTCCAGGCGGTAGTTGAGGAGCCGCAGCGCGGAGCCCACGGCCCGGCGGCGCTCCGACACCAGCTCCCTGAAACGGTCCCACCTGCGGGGCCGAGGAGGGTGATGGTTGGCACCAGCTCAAAGGTCCCGGCGTCACCCACTCAGGCTCACCCGCACGGCACCGTACCTCTGGTGGAgctgctcctggcactgccGGACCTGCGGGCTGCGGGGATGCCCGCTGGCCAGCAGCCCGTCGGCCGCCTGGTTGACGGCGGCGATCTGGGAAGCCACGGTGGCCATCTCCTGCTCCAGCCCATCCAGCCTGGGGGATGTCCATAGAAACCAGAGAGGTGTTGGGGTTGGagaagcccttggagctgctggagccctccccctgcccaacccagcactgacccacggccctcagcacctcagccccagggctgtggggtccctccagggctgggcactgccccagctccctgggcagcctggcacaggggctcacacccctcccagggaaacagctcagcctcagctccagcctcaacctcccctggggctgtttgagcctgttgcctcttgtcctgtcactcaggAGCAGAGCCTGGTCCCAGCCCCCTgtagcctcctgtcagggagtgtcacagagtgctcctgtctcccctcagcctcctcttctccagccccaacacccccattccctcagcccctccccagcacccttgtgctccagccccttcctcagctTCCTTAAATcaatgctccagccccttccccggcTCCATTGTCCACCTCTGACCACCCTCCAGCCCCAAGTTGTCTCTGGGCCGAGAACTtgcctcccctcctgccccggcacagcagcactgccacaggAGCCCCTCCCTACCTGTGCTGTGCCACGTCCAGGTCCTCCAGCGCCTGCGGCACCTCCGGCTGCCCCAGCCACGTCTCCTTGGCCCCCATCCACAGGTGACAGGCGTCGCTCTCCCCAAACACGGTGTAGAGGTCGAGCGCGTGTTGCAGCTGCCGGCCCCTCTGCTCGGCCAGCGCGGCTGCCTCGGCGTGCAGCTCCCGCAGGGCCTCCAGCCGGCTCTGCGCCTCGGGGCCGGCCCTCAGCTCCGGGGGGAAGCCCTCGGCTTGCCCGGCCAGCCCGTCCAGCTGCTCCCGGGCGCCCgccagctcctccagcagctcgTGGTGCTGCCGCAGCAAGGCGCGGGTGCGGGACTcatcctgccccagctcctcgGCGGCCGCTCGCCGCCGGGCGTCCCGCAGCCCCTCCGCCAGCTCCTCCGCCTCCGCCTGGAACTGGAAGAAGCCCTCGGCCTCCCTCAAGCCTCTCCGGCGGAAGGCCGCCAACTCCTCCAGCTGTGCCCACATGGCCCGCACCACCGCCGCCCTCTCCCGCAGCCGCCCGGCCGCCTGCCCCGTGGCCGCCAGCCCCTCGCCTGCCGCCAGCGCCCGCTCCAGCCGGCCGCCCCGGCTGCGCAGCTCGGCCTCGAAGGCGGCGTGACGGcgctggagcagcagcacgCCCGGCAGGTCCTTGCCGAAGTCCAGCGAGGAGtagagctgctcctgctccttgATCCAGCCTTCCGCCTCGTCCAGCTCCCACAGGCAGGTCCAGAGTGAGCGCGACTGCTCCAGCTGAGATCTCCTCCGGGCTGccagcctctgcagctcctgccagcacagctccaggtgGCTCACGCGGTCCCGGATGACTTTGGGCTCGCAGGGACGGTAGCCTGGCAGGGGAGTGGGGTGGGCGCCCGTCAGCGGGGTGGCCTCGGCATCCCCCGGCCGTGCCGCGGTCCCAGGGCGTCCCGCCGTGCCTACCCTCGGTGTCGGCGAAGCGGAGGGCGGCGGCGCTGACGGCTCGTGTCTTGTCTGCCTGCAGGGCCATGTCACCCTCCAGCAGCCGGTgggtctgcagcagctcctcggCCTCCAGAAGGTGCTTCCCGATCTCAGGTGACGTCAGCTGCACCTGAGGGAGAGCCCCAACCACCACATCTACCACCAGCACTGGCATacagcacccaaaacccactgcCAGCACACAAAACCCATCaccagcaccccaaaatccaccccaaTACCCCCAAATCCACCACCAGCAACCAAATCCCACCACCAGCAACCAAACCCCACCACCAGCAACCAAAACCCACCACCAGCATCCCAAACTCACCGCCAGGCAGCATCCAAATCCCACCACCAGCACTCAAAACCCACTgtcagcacccaaatcccatcaccagcaccccaaaacccatcacCAGTACCCAAACCCCACCGCCAGCACCCCACCTGCCTCCCCAGGGGCGTCCCACACGTGGCTCACCTTGACCTCGTCCATCCAGTCGATGCTGTGGAGCATCTCCTGGAagaggtgctgcagggtgaggTTCATCTCCAGGCGCCGGCGCCGGGCGGCCAGGagctccaggagctgctcccagAGCCTCAGGATGTTGTCCTTGCGCGCCTTGATGCGCTGGATGTCGTGGTAGCCctccacctccagctccctcgCCACCGCCTCGATGGCCTGCACCCTCTCCTTGTAGGCGGCCGTGTCCGTCTCGATGGCCTCGTGCTTCTTCTTGGCCGCCTCCACCGCCGGCAGGTCGTGGCCAAAGTTGTCCTGCACCGGCACAAAGCCCACAGTGAGGGTCTGGCAGGATCTCCTTGTCCCCAGGGTGGGTGTCCCGGGCCTCACCTGAGCTACCAGGCGCTGGTTCTCGCTGAGCCAGGCCTCCCTCATGGCGGCTTTGCGGTCGAAGCGCCGCGCCAGCTGCTCCAGCTTCTCCTGCCGGATGAGCTCGGTGCGCAGCGCCAGCTCCCGCTCGTGCTCCGCtttctccagctgctcccaggcCTGGGGAGAGGTGGCACTGCACAGGAGGGGGCACTCGCACCCCACTTCCCCCCCactcacccacccacccactgTCGTGTTCTGCTGGTGACAACGTGCCCCATGGGTTGGGGAGTGTGGCTGGAGGAACCTGGACTGCCCTGGGATGGACCCGGTCTGCCTCAAAATATGGTCCCAACCTGCTTTGGGATGGACTCAACTTGCCCTGGGACATAGACTCAGTCTGCCCTTGGACCTGAACTACACTTGGGATGGACCCAGCTTGACCCAGGACGGACCCGACTTGCCCTGGGTCAGACTCAACCCGCCCTGGAAGCTGAACCTGCCCTGGCCTGGGAGCTGATCTGTCCTGGGAGACAGACTCCACTTGTCCTGGGAGATGGACCTGAACCGCCCTTGGACCTGAACTACCCTTCAGATAGACCCATCCTGAGTCAGGATAGATCTCACCCTGGGACAGACTCAAcctgctctgagatggacccgACCTGCCCCAGGAGCTGACCTGTCCCAGGAGACAGACCCAACCTGAGCCAAGACGCACCTGACTTACCCTGGGACAGACTCAATCTGCCCTGAGACGAGCCCCCTGACCCACCCCGGGACAACCCTGGGGACCAAAGCCCCTGGGGACACCACGAGCAGAGCTGGCCCCAGGTCACAGGGTGTCCCGGCACACAGCCAGGCCGCCCGGACCGGCCCCGTACCCGGTTGATGTCGGAGACCAGGCGTCCCTCGTGCGGGGTGTAGACACGCTGGTTGTTGGCTCTCATCCTGGACTGGATGGTGAAGAGCAGCACCTCCAGATTGCCCTTCTCCTGAAACCTGCCCCAGGAGAGACCTGAGCTCGGGGCGCCCAGGGGTGCTCCCCAGCACCGCGTGAGCACGGCGGGGTGGGGGGTCCTTACTTGGGGGGCTTCTCCACGGTGCGGTAGGTGCTGAAGGCTTGTAGCTGGTGCTGCACCCCGGCCAGCGAGTTGGCGAAGCTGCGGCTGTTGAGGGACACGATGGTCTGTTCGATCCAGGTGAGCAGGTCAGAGGCCAGGCCCCCGTAGCCCTCGATCATCCGCTCCGTCTCCTTGGCGTGCTCGATGACCTGAGGCGAGCTCGGCGGTGAGCACGGGGTGCCAGCACCCAGGCAGAACcacccaccaccaccaccacaacgCCATCCCTTACCTTGCCCAGACGCCTGCCCTCCACCTCCAGCACCTTCATCTTGGAGAAGTAGTGGTAGAAGGCCACCACGTAGGTGATGATGGACTTCTCGTCAGGGTTCTCCGTGAAAACATCTGCAAGAGGTCTCAGTCCTCACCCATCCTCTGCATCGCCCAGGTCCCTTCGTGCCCCCACCCCTTCCTTCCACAAGGTCTCTCCATTAatggggaagctgaggcaggagggttggcagcagcagcctcacctTCGGGGTCGAGGAGCGGGGTGATGCCCAGGTGCCGCTCTGCCACGCTGAACGCGTGCTCCAGGTTGTGCCGGGCGTTGGACTTGGTCAGGTTTTGGAAGTCAATCAGCTCGGGCCTGGGGACAGAAGGCACGAGGCAGTGGTGATGTAGCCCTGGGACATCCCCAGGTGCCACCACCCGCTGTCGCGCCACCTACCTGTGCCTGTGGATGAGGGCGTTGAACGCCAGCCCGTCCTTCCAGCTCGAGGTGAAGTTGGTGACGTTCACGTGGGGGTACCTGCGACGGGGACAGCGTGTCACCGTCACCCTCCAGCCACCCCAACATCCCCGTTGCGCTGGGGTGAGGGTCCCATCACCTACCCCGCCGTCTTCATCTGGCACCAGAGCAGCAGCGCGTCGCGGGCAGAGCGCGTCTCCCGGCCCTCCTGCGTCTGCACGATGATGTCCTGGATCTGGGGGCAGAAGGACACCCCAGGGATGGAAGAGGACATCCACGGAGGAGGAACGAGGTATGAGGGGTGTCTCCTCCCCTACCCAGTCCCACCTGGAAGCGGAGGATGATGGTCCAGATGAGGCCGAGGACGAGGCGGTGGTTGCCGTCCACGATGTCGTGGGAGCCCATGTTCTCCAGGTGTACCCTCTGCTCCTTCAGGAACTGCAGGGCCTTGTCCACGTTCTCCAGGCAGTGGATCCGCATCCGGCCCTTGGTGGGCTTAGGCTGGGACACGGCAGCATTCAGCACCCTCCCCTCCATGCCAAGCACCCCCATCCCTGCCCAGGGACACCCTTCACAGCCACCACCCAACCTGGCTCGACGCTGAGGTCAACAGCCTCAGGGGAGCactggcatggcatggcacagggTCCCAGGGTCTCCAGCTGGATGAGGGTCCTACCAGAAGCTCTCCTGACAGCACCTCCAGCAGCTTGATGAGCACCCGGCCGTCCCGGAGGTCCATGTAGAGGTCCGAGATGCGGCAGGTGACACGAGCCAAGTGCGAGTTCACCCACTTGGTGAAGGTTTTCTTCTGCACGGCCTCCCGCTCGTCTGCAAACCAGAGCAGGGCCACGCTGGCACCAGGGGTGGGGGGGCAAAGCCAAGGGGGGAAGCCCCAGGGGACCCCCATCCCCGACCTGCCAGGGCTTTGATGCGGGAGCGCTCGAAGAGCCGCGCCGAGCTGTTGTCGTTGTCCAGCTCATCGTCGGAGGCGTCCCAGCGCACGTTGATGCGGCtgtactgctgctgcagctccagctgctcgTAGTCGTTGGCAGAGCTCATGGTCCTGGCGTCCCCCGGCCACGTGGCCGTCGGCTACCGGCGACAGGCCCCTGAGGAAGAAGCGGGAGCCGCGGGAGAACCGGCGTTACCGCAGCCCGCAGGAGGATTTGCGGCTCAGAGCTGCGGGTTAAGCTGCTCAGAGGGATTTAGCCTCACCCTCACCCAGGTGTTGGGGGGCACCTGGGTGCCACACGCTCAGGGACTCGCCCAGCCAACACAGACCCTTGTGCTGAGCAGTACCTGTGGCTACTCGCCCCCTCGGCATCCCAGGTCCACAGGGCTGTTCCCCCCAACCCTTGGGTGCTCTTGGGGGAAGCGCTGCTGGCACCCACCCTGATGCCTGTGCCATGGAGGAGGGGGTTTCCTGGGTGCCCGTGGCAGAAAGCGGGTGACAGCTGCCGGCGGGGGGGAGGCCACCCGCCCCCAGGGACATTTGAGACACAGATAGGACGTGGCCGGTATCTAAAAATGCCTGTGAGCAGCTGGCGGTGGCTGGGCCGGGCgggaggaggctgctggggcCCCCGAGGGGTGCAGGGAGCCGGGCTGGGGCTCTCCACAGCCAGCACCCTGCGTGGGACCCCTCCAGCACCCCAGAGCTGCCGGGAGCCCTCAGCTGCGGGTGCACGACTCAAGTTGGGGGAAACCCCCGGGCACCCCCAAACTCCTCATGTCCCTGTGAGCTGTGATGGCCTCCTGGAACCCCCTGGGGACCCCCCAGAGATAGGGGGGGAGCGTTATCAGGgccagcagggctgggctgggccccCGTCTCCGCGCTCTAATCGCAGCCACGCAGACAGAGCCTTGGCTCGGGAGCTGGCTGGCACACAGGAGCGTGCAAGGACATGAAAGTGCTTGGATGTTCGAGCAAGGACACACAGGAGCGTGGCAGGGGCTGTAAAAGCTCACATGTGTGAGCCAAGGACAGAAAGAAGCTTGCCAGAGCGTGCATGTGTGAGCAAGGATGTGTAGCAGCAGGTCAGAGTGTGTAAGAGCACACATATGCAAGCCAAGGACATGTAGAAGTTTGCCAGTGTGCACGTGTGTGAGCAAGGACATGCAGGACTGTGCCAGGGGAGTGTAAAGGCACACACAAGTGAGCAAGGGCATGCAGCAGCACGACAGAGCCTGTCAGAGCACACACGTGTGAGCCAAGGACGTGCAGGAGATGCCAGAGTGTGTTAAGAGCACTCACATGTGAGCCAAGGGCATGTAGAAGTGTGCCAGAGCATGCACGTGTGAGCAAGGACATGCAGGAGCGGGCCAGGGCATGGAAAAGCACACAGATGTGAGCAAGGACGTGTAGCAGCATGAGAGTGTGCAAAAGCTCACACGTGTGAGCCGAGGACGTGCAGGAGTGTGCACGCAAGGACGTGTGAATACACACAAGAAGGCACACGAGAGCACACAAGAACATGCAGGAGCGGGCGAGAGCAGAGCTCACAGCCCTCTATGCCACAGCACCGGGCTCACCCGGAGCAGGACACTCCGGGGCAGGCCCAAATTTGGGGGAACCCCCGCCCCAAGGCCACGAGAACTGCAGCCAGTCTGCCCGGGGGCTGCAAAGGGGCTGGGTGAGCCGAGTTGCGTCAGTTCTCTGGGGCACCTCGGTCCTGGGCTGGCCATCCCCAAACCACCACCGTGACAACGACGGGGCCGCTGCTGCGAgtacgaggaggaggaggaggaggaggggactGCGCTGAAGGCAGCCCCGGCCGGGCAGACGGGAGCCGTCAACGTGCATCTCGAGCGCGGGTGCTCGCTGACCCTTTAAATCTCCCTCTTGCCGCACCAGCGCCTTCCAAACAGCCCCGTCTGGCATCAGCCGCGCTGCCGCCGGCACCCGCCGCCCCGGGGCACCGCCGGGCTGCCAGCCCCGCCGCCAGCATCCtgcagccagggccagggcagcGGCATCTTCCCCGGCCGCCGGCTCGGCACCGTGAATCAGCACTTCCCGGCGAGGGGCTGGCAGCGTGCCGCCGCCGAGGTGCCCCCACGGCCGCGGGTAACATCCCCCCTGCACCCCGAGGGTGGTCAGAGAGGTGGTTTTGGCACCTGCCAAAACTTGGGCCCCTTCACCGGCTCAGCCCTCGCCACAGCAACGTGCTGCCAAAACGCCGGCTGCTGGTGCACAGGAGCTCATGGAGGCTCCCCCGGAATAAACACCCCGAAACCGCTGCCCCGTGCTCTGCACCCACAGCCTGGCACGTCCCTGGGGCCTGGCATCACCCCGGCTGCTTTGCTGTATGCTTTAACTCTGCATCTCCACCAAGCCAGCGCTCAGCATCACTGGGAAGGGGGCAAGAGCTTGGGGGGCATCCCCAGGACCCCCCATCCTTGCCAGCCGTCTGCCTCTCAGGCACATGGCCTGGAGCAGATGGCCCCGCTCGGCACGGCCGCTCACCACAGCATGGGGCTGTTGGGCATGGCGGGGCATGGCATGGCACGGCTTCTCCAGCCACGGCTCCCCAGCCACGCTCTCACCCCATGGGTGAAGGTTTGGGATTCCCCAGGGCCGGCACGGGGGTGGATGCCAGCCGTGCCAGGACTGTCCCGTGTCACCTAAACCTCCAGGCACCGAGCGGCAACACGCACACGTGCTGACACTCCACAGACATTTCTGGCTATAAATAGGCCTCCCCTGCGCACAGCGAGGGCCAAGCCCCACTCCCTTCTTAGGAGCTGCCCCCTTGCTCCTTCTTGCCTACACCAAAGTCACCAGCCAGGGCTCTAAAAGCACCCAATAGCCGCAAAATGTGCCATAGTGGCATCCACTGGGCTTGCAGGCATCTCCTTTGCTGGCCACCCCGTCGTTGGCTTAACCCAGCGGAGCAAAGGGCACCACAACCCCCTGACTCTGGCAGCTGGAGATTTACAAAGGCAAAAGCTCTCCGTGGAAGGGGAGAAACCAGCCCTGGGGTGGTCCCTGGCTTCCTGGGACCCACCAGCATCCTCCTGCAGCCACGTCGGGACGAGGGGGGGGC
This window encodes:
- the SPTB gene encoding spectrin beta chain, erythrocytic translates to MSSANDYEQLELQQQYSRINVRWDASDDELDNDNSSARLFERSRIKALADEREAVQKKTFTKWVNSHLARVTCRISDLYMDLRDGRVLIKLLEVLSGELLPKPTKGRMRIHCLENVDKALQFLKEQRVHLENMGSHDIVDGNHRLVLGLIWTIILRFQIQDIIVQTQEGRETRSARDALLLWCQMKTAGYPHVNVTNFTSSWKDGLAFNALIHRHRPELIDFQNLTKSNARHNLEHAFSVAERHLGITPLLDPEDVFTENPDEKSIITYVVAFYHYFSKMKVLEVEGRRLGKVIEHAKETERMIEGYGGLASDLLTWIEQTIVSLNSRSFANSLAGVQHQLQAFSTYRTVEKPPKFQEKGNLEVLLFTIQSRMRANNQRVYTPHEGRLVSDINRAWEQLEKAEHERELALRTELIRQEKLEQLARRFDRKAAMREAWLSENQRLVAQDNFGHDLPAVEAAKKKHEAIETDTAAYKERVQAIEAVARELEVEGYHDIQRIKARKDNILRLWEQLLELLAARRRRLEMNLTLQHLFQEMLHSIDWMDEVKVQLTSPEIGKHLLEAEELLQTHRLLEGDMALQADKTRAVSAAALRFADTEGYRPCEPKVIRDRVSHLELCWQELQRLAARRRSQLEQSRSLWTCLWELDEAEGWIKEQEQLYSSLDFGKDLPGVLLLQRRHAAFEAELRSRGGRLERALAAGEGLAATGQAAGRLRERAAVVRAMWAQLEELAAFRRRGLREAEGFFQFQAEAEELAEGLRDARRRAAAEELGQDESRTRALLRQHHELLEELAGAREQLDGLAGQAEGFPPELRAGPEAQSRLEALRELHAEAAALAEQRGRQLQHALDLYTVFGESDACHLWMGAKETWLGQPEVPQALEDLDVAQHRLDGLEQEMATVASQIAAVNQAADGLLASGHPRSPQVRQCQEQLHQRWDRFRELVSERRRAVGSALRLLNYRLECEETRQWLQGKARAVEATAELGRDLAGVLATQRKLYGIERELALAEERLAALRSQAQRLGHERPDVAEEVGERLAAAAAAWDELQAALGERAASLGEAGQLRGFLQDLDDFQAWLFGAQKAVAATDDVPASVGEAEELLRGHEAARRDAEEHAAAFTALVEMGERVVGEQEDPQYEGLRQRLSGVEAGWAALGRMAEVRQRFLTQCHSFQEFLRDAKQAEILLTNQEYMLAHLELPTTLEGSDAALRRFQGFHAGMESSTEKIPETVAGGTELVAEGNIFAEKIAEKCQALQERHAAVTAKAEEAAGLLQDNHELQTFLQSCREFDAWMDEKMLTAQDASYGEARGLHGKWQKHQAFMAELAPNQGWLEKIEAEGKELASRKPQYGEVVTRRLAELRRRWAELCGAAEEKGRRLFEANRSALHAQSYGELESWLARAEEELRAAEQAQDLTATNKLLKRLMRLEEQVGGRMKELEELEWQGLPAAGDVPDAGGDEKRLRQRFLEVLEPLQRKRKELESAKAMYQLGRDLEDETLWVQERLPLARSTEHGTDLPSVQRLAKRNETLQRELAGHAPRLAEVLSRGEGAARSAELEPRVRELRELWETLRAEAAARQRRLSEAGEAQQYYLDASEAQAWVSEQELFMGAEEKPKDEESGLVMLKRHVRQQRSIEDYGQTIKELAGRAQQLLAAGHPEGEQIIRLQGQVDKHYAGLKEAAEERRRRLENMSHLFQLKREVEDLEQWIAERDVVASSQEMGQDLDHVTLLREKFREFARETGSVGQERVDRVNLAIEDLIDAGHAEAATMAEWKDGLNESWADLLELIDTRMQLLAASHDLHKYFYDGSELLGLIAARRQELPQDLGEDVGTVEAFHRMHSAFERDLQLLETQVQQFRETAARLQTAYAGEKAAGIQEQEQEVARALRALLEACSGRRARLVDTADKHRFFSMARDLLSWMESTVRQIETQEKPRDVSSVELLMKYHQSIRAEVDARGKNFTTCIELGKKLLQRKHQDSPEIKAKLVEVVEKRKAMMETWEQRWDRLRLLLEVCQFSRDASVAESWLMAQEPYLASSDYGQTVDAVEKLLKRHEAFEKSSATWEERIAALRKLTTLELLGGRTLREGLARDGLTRDDAPDYRLDLDGELEAGSEEEDEEEKRKGTSTQDASSPTTDGLEPLARTAGNDEPAPPSPRAPRDEPEEPATLPARTCSIQLEGYLGRKHDLEAATKRASNRSWSTRYCVLRGGQLAFFKDAKSRALGLPCHGEEPLGLRDALCEVAAGYKKKKHVFKLRLSNGSEWLFHGKDEEELQAWLQGLSTAITECRGSRGKAQSLPLPPAPTPPEPPLPRKDKEKRFSFFPKKK